The Elaeis guineensis isolate ETL-2024a chromosome 11, EG11, whole genome shotgun sequence genomic interval CCTGACAAGGACGTGCGGCATAGCCGTCTTGGGGCATTGTCctaccaaggacatagattaatcccagcgatttgacaacccacagcgacttgacagtccgcggtgactctgacagcctccggcgatttgacaactctcccagttgtctgcgccattaatggcggcaccacgtcgcactctactataaaacagAGAAGGCAATAGTGCTGCGGAgaggttctttcgaagcccctggactctcttctctctcctctctcccgcTAAGtccccttgattcttttctactgttgcctagtctcctctctaacttgaccatcggagggtccccgccggaggcgacttcggtcagtgtggacttctcttgcaggtgctcgtttccgacgaccaggcgacgagaggattggccgcaacaggtttggcgcgccaggtagggttggatcacgacctccacagagcttgaaaaatttctttcaaaatgACAAGAActagggctcagcgatcgagggccaccggatcggcgaggcactcttcctgcTAGGAAgaagcctctcctccaccctccatgacggagcccagctctccgcatcctgtggtgaccatgGAGGTGCAAATCGCGGCGATTgtgcggcagatgactgtgctgacggatgcagtcaagaGTCTTCAACAGCAACCAACCCGGTTGCCGCACTCGCCGGGGGACAACCggcggcacacccgatgccctctaggagtagccgccgacgcccgcgtcggtctccgtctccccctcaggagcagccgtcacagcactcccaccgagaggaggagaggcagccATGGCATGATACCCATCGGTCCCGACGACCCTCTCCTTCCCaactggaacgagcgaggaaggagaagcggctgcgaacaccgtccgcctccccctcagattcatcgggagactcgacccccggggtctcccagcaccgacgggccgacgactacgaacacaggttcaaagaaatcgaccgtcggcttgcccagcttcaggtggacggacagaagtcctcgaacgatgtTGACTTCCAaatcacccaacctctctcccgactcatcttcGACGAGCCGAtttctagtcggttcaagatgcctcatgtggagccctacgacggctccactgacccggttaaccatctggagagctacaaggctctcatgacgatccaaggggcaatcgATGTccttctctgcatcggcttccccgccacgcttcgcaaggccgccagggcctgtactccgacctccgctcaggAAGCATCCACTTCTTCAGACAGCTCGAACATGCTTtcatggcccatttcagcaccagtcggaagcccccacgaacctcggacagtctttttttctcaagcagggagaaaacgagacgctccgacacttcgtgatgcgattcaatgcggccacgcttgaggttcggaacctcaacgaagacatgactatctcagcaatgaagagggggctaagggggtcccgatttacatactccttggacaagatcctccccTGAACATAcgtcgaactgctggagcgcacgtacaaatacatgcgcacagacgaaggagcttccgaccggcacctgactgaggccaagggcccgaagagaagcgaaggaaaggtcgggcccttgccgagcctagcaggcccccgaccgacaaacaggTCTCATCCCAGCGATGGAGCCCGAGATCGCCTCGACGGTGGAGTCCGAGGCcgatgcgtcccaggtatgactcctatactcctctctctactcctcgtgcacagattttgaTAAAGATCGAAGGGAAAAAATATCTGCgatggcctccgcctttgaaggtaaagggcctcgaccgacgaaagtactgtcgatttcatcggaGTCATGACCATAACACCGAACAGTgtatccaacttaaggatgaaattGAGGCCCTCATACGCTGAGGGTACCTCGAAAAATTTCGAAGAAAATCACCGACTCGACCCATCCCagaccgacgaccccaaccgactgaggagacagcgaacaatcagcccacggtcggagtcatcaacatgatctccaaacgactggaccgggggacgactgctggaggggagTCAACGAAGAAGCTACGCCAagacgatgtaattacttttacagataaagatgctcggagaatccaaactccctatgacgatgctgttgttatctcggcaacaatagcaaattatgatgtaagaaggatctttgttgataatggaagtccggctaatgttttgttttactcgatcttctcctgaatgcgactgtcggctgatcggctcGAGAGAGTCTCCACGCCCCTGGTAGGTTTCGTCGGGGAAGCCGTCAcgatggaaggagaagttactcttTTCGTGACAactggaaccgaaccacgacaaagcaccgtcCACCTAACCTTTGCAGtcatccaagtaccttcggcctacaacgtcatacttggaagatccggactaaacaccctcagagctatagtctcgacctaccacctgctggttcggtttccgaccaaaaatggagtcggagagatgtgcggggatcaacagctcgcccgacggtgcttccaaatctctgcttGAAGTAACAAAGTgaaggactccctgacggccGACAAATTGGACCAGCAGGGAGAGGAAGAACGGGGCGAACCGACCGAACAGCTGGTTTCCATCCCGATAGCGAAGAATCCCAAATGAGTGGTTTGGGTCGGATCCCAATTATCCGACCCTGAGCAACGGTAGCTAGTAGAGCTattgaaggccaatgccgacgtattcgcctggtcggcagtggatatgtccggcatccccccagagacgatgactcaccgactcaacatcgaccctggAATGAGGTCGAtgaggcagaagaagcgatctttcgctcctgaaagacagaaggccatcgacgaggaagtggacaagctattcGAGGcgagcttcatcagagaaaccacataccccgattggctcgccaatgttgtcatggtgaaaaaagccaatggGAGGTGGAGAatatgcatcgactataccgacctaaatcgtgcctgtccgaaggatagctttccactttcaaaaatcgaccagctggtagacgcgacgtccggccatcgactgctcagcttcatggatgcctttgccggatacaatcagatccagatggcacccaaagatgaggagcacacagccttcatgaccgccaaggacctttactgctacaaggtaatgcccttcggactgaaaaatACCGGGGCCACCtatcagcgactcgtcaataaggtcttaaaagatcaaatcggatgcaacatggaggtgtacgtggatgacatgctggtgaatgCGCAgacttcagatcatgtccaagacctcgaagaaacttttcgcactcttcgacgacatcggatgaggttaaatccgactaagtgcgccttcggggtgacttcgaAGAAGTTTttgggttcctcatttctcaatgagaaattgaggctaaccctgagaagataaaggcgatcatcgacatgcggtatccgaacaccaaaaaggaggtacagcagcttaatggaaggatcatcgtgctcagccgattcatttctcgatcggctgagagatgcctcccgttcttcaagactctgaggcagacgaaggacttctcttggccggacgagtgccggcaggccttcgaagatctgaaaagATACCTGGCCTCCCCGTCGCtacttgtaaagtcagaagtCGGAGAAATGctgtacctctacttggcaacctccccagaggcgattagctcggtgctcgtccgggagaacgagagccgaatttaccaacccatatactacaccagcaaagtgctccatggagctgaagctcggtactcaaagatggagaaaatgatattcgccttgatcgtgtctgcacaacgactccgtccgtatttccaAGGCACGCTATCGTGATCCTCATCgatcagcccctgagggcgattttGCATCGCCCCAATACATCGGGACGACTGATGAAATGGGCGGTGAGgctgagtgagttcgacattcagtatcgaccgcgacctgccttgaaagtccaggtcttggccgactttattgtggagtgcccgacaaccgatcaAGGATCGAAAGGTGGGAGCCCCAAAGAGGTTGCAATCTCCGAACCTGACCCCGGGTCTACCtaggtgttgcacatcgacggagcttccaacgctcgagggagcggggccggattcctgctcaccaactcagagggagtggttaccgagtacgccctccggttcgacttctaagcttccaataatcaaaccgagtatgaagcactcctcgctggtttgagagtagtgaaggagctcaggatcgacagcctcagagtcttctccgactcccaactgATCGTGGGACAAGTCAAAGGCGAATTTGAGGTGCGAGACCCGACCATGGTAAAATATTTTCGGAAGGTGAGAGACCTCGTGGCACACcttaagtatttcgagatctcccacattcccaggtcggagaatgctcgggccgatgcactctccaggcttgcgacatcaaCCTACGATGTCTTGGGTCGGACAtttgtggagagtctcgagcagccgagcatcgacagggccgaggaggtgctacaactggcaGCCGAGCcgaactggatggatccgattgttccaTATCTGACCGACAGAACCAGCCCTGAAGACCCCGCGGAAGCCAAACAACTCCGATGGGTGACCTCCCAATACGTAATGATGGATGGCCGGCTCTACAAAAATCGTTCTTCCTTCCCTTGCTGAGGTGCCTGAGACTGACTAACGCGAactacgcgctcagagaagtacatgaagggatctgcggaaattatttggggggcaaatccttggcctacaaagtcctacgatagggttactactggcccaccatgagaaagAATGCGGTCGAGTTGGTTCAcaggtgtgaaccatgtcagaggtacgctaacatacaacaccgaccagccaaccaaatcactcccattgtcactctatggcccttcgcccagtggggaatcgacatactcggtcctttccctctgACGTCTGGCCAAAGAATGTTTATAgtcatcgcaatcgactacttcactaagtggataGAAGTCGAACCTCTGGTGCAGATCATCGAGCGAAAGATGCAACATttcatccagaagtccatcatcttcaggttcggactaccacacaccattatcaccgacaatggacgataattcgacaaccgagactttcgaaagttctgtgcgagatttcatatcacgcatagactgacctcgatcgggcacccacaatccaacgacgaggtcgaggtgaccaaccgaaccattctgcatggactgaaaatccgactgaacgaagccaagggcctctgggtcgaggagttgaatttcgtcctgtgggcgtatcgaacgacaccccgtgtcccgaccggagaatctcttttcagtttggcctatgaaaCGGAGGTGATGATCCCGcttgagatcgggctaccatcgactaaaGTCGAGTAGTACTGCGAgccgggcaactccgagtgtcggagagccgacttagaccTCCTGCCCGAACTCCAATgggaggctcaactccgcatggcttcctaccgacaaagagtggcccaATACTACAATGCTAAGGTTAAGCCGAAGTTTTTCAGGTCGGGGGACCTGGTCTTAAGAAAGGCGGAagtttcgaagcctctagaccaagaaaaattggctccgaactgggaaggaccctacaagatagcggacacctacAGGCCAGAAGCCTACCGattggagactctagaaggaagcgtcattctccggacttggaatgccgacaatctaagGTTGTACTACCAGTAAACTCTGTGTGCCCTTATTCGGAATACAAACTCAGCTTCAAAACTTCGGAGTCTAGCATTTCAGCTCTCCAACTGTACGTCGGTGCTCGCTAGTAGTACGAGCCCCGACGCCACGACTTGGGTCCAACATTCTATTAGGAATCTGCGGCCCAATCGCCGATGGTGCGTCGGACTCTTACGATGACCGATATATCTACGTTGGTGGAAGGCCGGCGATGGCGATGAAACCCCCCTAActtgaagccacgccccttccgCAGTCAGCTCTCGAGCAAGGCGACTGGCTGacttgccgacttggctccgaccaagaaaggcaaaatgccaacgCGACTAACGTCGCGTTCGCAACACACCGACCAGGTCATGACCGGTCGATGGATACTCGGCTTACCACTGTTTATCACACACCACGACGCATACACCCGACAAAGAATCGGGCAATGGATGACCGACTTGTCATCAACCAAACGCGTCAGGCATTATTCGACTATCGGACTCTACGGGACAATCGGGTCAAAGAGCTACGCCCGAAGGTCGGTCAACACCCGACTTGGCATACATGCCCGACTCAAGTTTGGGCAACAGGCGCTCGACTTAAACTCTCGACTGTCGGGTCATACGACAGTCGGGAGGCCGATCTAAAATCGGAGCTCGCTCTGTCTTTACCATGGTGCGCACTACCGACTGTCCCGGCTAGCTACCTAGAATCTTACTGAACGTCCTGCTAGGTATGTCGGGCCTAAGACTTATACGCTCGAGGGCATTTCGGCGAAACATACATTCCAGGACACATTTCAGGAAatgtaaagaaagaaagaaagttaaaaaattttcaatttcattcaagtatgaaccGAATTTACAAAAGTAGGTCGAAGCACGACTACAAGTACACCAagtaagaataaaaataaaaacaaaggaTGCTCTGACTACTCATCGGAGTCAGCATCTTCGACCGGGAGAAGTTCAAGGGCGATTAGCGCTGTCGCTCGAGCCGGAGTAGCTTCGAGGTTCGGAGCCGCCTCACCTTTGGTGACTtgctccgggatggcttcctccgcAGCAGTATGATCTCTCGACGACGGGTCGGCCAACTCTCCCGCGGCTTGGCCCTCCGACCCTGAGAGAACGATGCTGCTGAGATCGAGCTCCGGGTACAGGCTCTGGACCGCTTttcgggcatcctcgtaccccactcggtacgagatGAAATCGCTCTCCAAGAGTTCCTCCCGATATTCGTCGGAGCCACGGAAGTCCTCCACGGCCCGACCTATAGCCTCTCTTGCCGACTCTGCCTCCACCCTCGCTATGTCTCCATCGGCTTGAGCGGAGGACAAATTCTCCTTGACCTTGGTGAGATTGCCCAAACTTAcctggagctgctcgcgttcagcTTTGAGTTCACCGACGTAGTCATCCCGCTCGTGGCGCAGCCGACGAACAGTGCGGGACTTCCGTTTGGCTTTCTCGCGAGCCGATTGCAGCTCGGCCCCCGAGGCGGCCAGGGCATCGGTAAGGTGAGAGACCTCCTCGGTAAGGCGAGAGATCTCCTCTTCGAGTCGGGCCTCATGGTCGACCGACTGTTTCAGCTGATCAACCATTATCGCCTTCTCAGCCTCGACGGCCGCGGCCCTATCCTTCCAAGCCACTCGGAGATCGCCGAAcctccgatatccggcctccagctcggaaaTATTGTAAATTAGCTGCAAATAACAAGCTGACCGTCAGAAGATCGAACTGATAGAAAGCAACGACGAAAATGAAAAGTGAAGGAGAGAAGCTTATCCGAatcatggtcgggtagaaggaagaaagcatgtcggacactcgctgattcttcatgatctCATGGTCGACCGGATGGATAGTTGCCTGGCATAACCTCCTGGCcaaatcatggttggccagggccgacgctccttcgggaaaCTGGGTGTCAGACGACGCGCCGCAGCCGACCTTCTGTCGTCGTTTgacgccatcggggccttccctcgttcggacacccaggccctgacgtcagaaagagagaggaggctcgagcccgactgggtccctcccgaggcCGCGACGGCCGCCGacgcaggtcgttcgggctcgcGTGTCTCTACCCGAACCTCTTCAGCCGGCTGTGCAGCCGGTACATCTTCGGCTGCTTCCTCGGTCGCCCATTCCTCAGACGGGGCTGCTCCCTCGACCGTTCGTTCCTCGGATGGGGCTTCGGGAGGCACCGTCGGCACCGACAGCGCAATGATCGGCTCACGGTCCGATGCTCATTCGGAGCCGGGCTGCGCTCTCGTCGCCGCAGGCTCGCTCGACAGTGctacctgaggcctcttgggaggccgtgatGGTTCGGCTCCATGCGCCGGCCTCTTCCGCGCCGCATGTTGCCGAACGTCGGCTTCCGTCAGTCTCACCCTCGgtggcatgcctgcaatttcaacagaggatcagcaccaacccaatgaaaaaaaaaagaaagaaaaatagacctAGACAAGGAACCGAGCTCAGACCGGCAtcatacagagcttgctcggtgacgagctccctctgcttcggcaccgagatgtccttcaaaCGATGGAAATCCTCTCGGTCCCcgtcctccacccgactgttctcattcggtTGGGTCCGGGGGtcccccagcgggaagggaacccccaaggaagtagagaagaagcaaagaagaactggttcttccatccatggattgacgatggaagaccagtgatgaaggaaagacccttccgagggttgaaAAACCACTACCCTTggactttagggtggggtcggagaacaaaaaatgctcagaaaaaaaaatatgaggatTGATCGGCAAAAACCGACACAATAAAATAAAACTGACTATCAGccggactgagttcggcgccagttgcgctggACAAAGTCCATAATAGTCCAGtatattccggacgaactccgaaaccgGAAAGGGaagaccggcccggaggtcctcgacgtagaaagCCACCTGGCCTGGAgatgggttgttaacccgaccatcggcccCAGGAGCGAACAGCCAAAACTGCTCCaggatgcagtactgctccctgagccgatcgacgttcggccccgaaagtgaagaaacttcCACCTCTGGGGTCGATCGAAAAtcgtcagtcgggttccccgaccgacttcCTTGTAGGGAAGTTCTGGCCATGATGCTAGAACCAAGGTcgaagaatgaagaagaagaagaaggaagaaaatttCAAGGAAGCAAAGAGAAAATGAGAAGACAAAGACGAAAGCTCCTGGAAAACTTTCTAAGGAGGGGGCGGGGACAACTACCTGAGACAAAGGGGACCACTCGACTAGAGTCTCGGCAACAAGGCTAcgaaaagtgaagttttggatacaggtggccctatatatatagtgcccctcgacggtcgggatgagagcacgcccaacgagggtctcccagatcgtgacacgtggcggcatctgggccttccctcggtccgacgattcgacgcacctgcctCAGATCagaccacgtcacctccatccgcctgAACGGGTTCGGCCCAATGGCCTTCTGCCACGTGATGAAAAAACCGTGGTGGTTTGCGTTCCCGAGGAGACAGCGGAAACGGCAGTTTCTGTTTTCGataggacgtctgacaccgatgggacgcctgacacccATAAGACGTCTGGCGCCAGACCGATCATTAATACGGTCGCCAGAGTCGAAGCATGATGggatggatatccactcctttcgcctgaAGCCGTCGCCCACACGAAAACGCTGGCCAGCACGACattcgactcaggagtgggggggcaactgttgcgATATACCGATCGATCCCTTTCACGCCGACTCACCCTCGGACCTGCCTGATCggtgtccgactctaccgaccgcaccaacCGACGACTGTCGACActgtccgaccgaaggtatgtcggtcgggcgGACCCATTCTATTCCCGACTAGCCgaacggcggagcccgactctaccgactcactgtcaggCAGGGGTGGTGGCCGATGTCCGATTCCCACAATGCACTAGACCAGCCGACGATGTTTCTGGATCTTCATCCGACGTCCCGCAAccaaatgccgacgtatggtcggtcggttCCCCAAACACCGTACGACTGCTGTAGGCCGCCGTCCTGACAAGGGCGTGCCGCATAGCCACCCtgaggcattgtcctgccaaggatatagattaatcccagcgatttgacagcccacgcaACTTGACAgtccacggcgactctgacatcctccggtgatttgacaactcccccagttgtctgcgccattaatggcggcaccacgccgcgctctactataaaacggagaaggcaacagtactgcggagaggttctttcgaagcccttagactctctctctctctcctctcttccgctgagtctccttgattcttttctactgttgcctagtctcctctctgacttgaccgtcggagggtccccgccgga includes:
- the LOC140852596 gene encoding uncharacterized protein encodes the protein MVDQLKQSVDHEARLEEEISRLTEEVSHLTDALAASGAELQSAREKAKRKSRTVRRLRHERDDYVGELKAEREQLQVSLGNLTKVKENLSSAQADGDIARVEAESAREAIGRAVEDFRGSDEYREELLESDFISYRVGYEDARKAVQSLYPELDLSSIVLSGSEGQAAGELADPSSRDHTAAEEAIPEQVTKGEAAPNLEATPARATALIALELLPVEDADSDE